The following is a genomic window from Engystomops pustulosus chromosome 11, aEngPut4.maternal, whole genome shotgun sequence.
AACAGAGAACAGGTTTACACTTATTATGACAAGAAAGAAATAAAAAGGTTCTTGTGTTGTGCAATTAGATGGCACAACTCTGGTATAAGCTTTATGTATCGTAAGGTCAAGTCTAGTGTTGCAGCCACATCTTCTCCCTAGGGTATTAAACTACGCTGGGAGTATGCATCCACAAAGACAGGTTGGGGGATATGTACCACGTAAACATGACCAATGGGATatttaaattctttaaaaattacGATTGATGGCGCAATTCCACTCCAAAGCCTTCCCAGAATTCAGTTTATTAGAAGTATAAAAGTCTTTAGTGTTAACAGTTTTATACCTTGAATGAACGGAATTTTGGGGAGAATTTGGATTGGAATTAATTATGTTTACATGACATATATTTCCCAACCTGTCACTGTGTAGTAATGGATCAAGCAATCATCACCAGTCATGTGTGTCTCATTCCGACCATAAAGAAAAAGTGATCTTTTTTACTTAGCatatagctatatactgctgtatataatgtatgaatgCTGTAATTATACaaggaaaatacatttatatgtcTCACagtttttattgttatatttagAAGTGGATTTAGCCAGTCAAATGGCTTGGACAAGTCTTGCATGGATTATCATTTCTAACAACGTGGTAGACGCAGTTGTCCTGGTCATAGATGGCTGTGCACTTTTTCTTGTTGTACTTGACTGGTTTTAAAACACTATATAAGGAAGACAATAATATATTAAAGTGTTATTAAaacaaatgtaatatatataatatatacaaaatcttCCTAGTACAATGACATGTACATGCAATGCTAATATGTCCAATAACACAATAGTGAAGGAAATGAATATAAACCAgcccaaaataaatacattataaaaaaaagaattgctCTTAtgcctaaatgtttttttttccatggctgcaatgttaaataaTCAGATTGTAAACTTATCTGCAATTCACCTATGAATGTATGTTGTGATTTAATGTGATAAATGAGGTAGATATTAATATTACTGTGTAAAGGACCTTCGATGACatcacccttgtcacatgacataaatGGTGAGGAATCAGGAAGAAGCTGTCATAGACAAAACCTGGGTCAGGCTACATGTGTTTGGCGTGGAGCAGCTCAAGGATTGAGCTTTTTATATGTGCATAAATGTTATGGCAATGTTAGTATATACAACACTTGCCGTATTCTAGTTCCCAGTTTAGATTTATATATACTGAGATAGCACGCTGGTATAGCCTATTACTCCAGTTCTGTGTGGAGATGGAATAGTGTGAACAACACCGAAAACATCCAGAACGCAAAGCTGTGGATATCTTATCCGCCTTGAATTGGACATACTTGCACCTGTGTTGAACCTGGGTGTGGTGATATGAAGTCAAGCTTTCGATTATACATTTTGTGAGGAGATGAGTAGCACACATTTTGGGattttgtatttgtgaaaatttggtgaaaggttctctttaagatatgTCATCTATAGCACCTCTGACCATGTAACCAGTCCTAGGTGAAGACTTTAGTTTCCATATTGATTAATAAATACAATCTAATCTGGTTGATAATAATTTAACTGTTTCTAACTTTTTTGAACTAGAGGAGTTTTACCAGGAGTCTTGTAACTAGTTTGAAGAGTGAAGATTTAGAACAAAACAACAAAAGTCATTGTGCGGTTCAGGTGCttgacttgagggggtgcagt
Proteins encoded in this region:
- the LOC140106666 gene encoding beta-microseminoprotein-like — translated: MGPKDPTGCYYEGEFHKSDSNWKSNDCMECSCIKDGSVKCCAIVLKPVKYNKKKCTAIYDQDNCVYHVVRNDNPCKTCPSHLTG